One window from the genome of Mastacembelus armatus chromosome 18, fMasArm1.2, whole genome shotgun sequence encodes:
- the med11 gene encoding mediator of RNA polymerase II transcription subunit 11 has product MANERLKALEEVEKEIAMVLQCAGNIVLELSKDKANASHLDRQLVQFQSSVNRVESELSAQIRYLTQVATGQPHEGSTYSARKDCQMALNRAEYTKVKLGELGRTCEVMLEQHQQT; this is encoded by the exons ATGGCTAATGAGCGACTCAAAGccctggaggaggtggagaaagagATAGCGATGGTCCTGCAGTGTGCCG GTAATATAGTTTTGGAACTCTCCAAAGACAAAGCAAATGCCAGCCACCTGGACAGGCAGCTGGTACAGTTCCAGAGCTCCGTCAACCGGGTGGAAAGTGAATTGAGCGCCCAGATCCGCTACTTAACACAG GTAGCTACTGGTCAACCTCATGAAGGGTCCACTTATTCAGCCAGGAAGGACTGTCAGATGGCACTGAATAGAGCGGAGTACACCAAGGTCAAATTGGGAGAACTGGGACGGACCTGTGAAGTCATGCTGGAGCAGCACCAGCAGACATGA
- the cd99l2 gene encoding CD99 antigen-like protein 2 yields the protein MPKRSLLSHCLLLALLPLLEVLCQDSFDLADALVTPASKPAGGPGGGHELDLFKVDATSTTTTKAPPKVVPKIPTGTKAPVKPKPKPAGVDFDLADALDPNNDSDGKDKNKGQGGGFSDSDLIEVSKDDSYKPDKGKGGRPSGSSDQINQYDENTETTAEVGTIAGIVSAVAMALVGAISSYISYQKKKLCFSIQQSLNTDMVKAGNPDAVVATEPQVQQTLLEPPNSEPPTEENAV from the exons ATGCCTAAGCGGTCTCTGCTGAGTCACTGTCTGCTTCTGgcgctgctgccgctgctggaAG TCCTTTGTCAGGATTCGTTTGATCTGGCTGATGCACTGG TAACCCCTGCATCAAAGCCAGCAGGAGGACCAGGAGGAG ggCATGAATTGGATTTATTTAAAGTTGATgccaccagcaccaccacaaCCAAAGCCCCACCCAAGGTTGTACCTAAAATCCCCACAGGCACCAAGGCCCCAGTTAAGCCCAAACCGAAGCCAG CTGGTGTTGACTTTGACCTTGCTGATGCTTTGGACCCAAATAATGACAGTGATGGCAAGGATAAAAACAAAGGCCAGGGAG GTGGATTTTCTGACAGTGATCTTATAGAGGTCAGTAAGGATGACAGCTACAAACCTGACAAAGGCAAAG GTGGACGTCCAAGTGGTAGCAGTGATCAGATTAACCAGTATGATGAAAACACTG AGACCACAGCTGAGGTGGGCACGATTGCAGGGATTGTTAGTGCGGTTGCCATGGCACTTGTGGGTGCAATTAGCAGTTACATCTCCTACCAGAAGAAGAAGCTGTGCTTTAGTATACAAC AGAGCCTGAACACTGACATGGTAAAGGCGGGAAACCCTGACGCTGTGGTGGCTACAGAACCGCaag TCCAGCAGACTCTCCTGGAACCGCCCAATTCTGAGCCTCCCACGGAAGAGAATGCTGTgtaa
- the LOC113125532 gene encoding G2/M phase-specific E3 ubiquitin-protein ligase-like gives MRGFQRVSYNPNSMICVKFSDDMGRNEEGVDLGGPRREFLRLLMETIVRSPMFEGKENSKNLALYSTALGDDWYYIAGRAIAVSLVNGGPPPNFLSPVIFSLLVDGVANPVLEDIADTELLEKVRKIL, from the exons ATGCGGGGCTTCCAAAGGGTGTCATATAACCCCAACTCGATGATCTGTGTAAAATTCTCAGATGACATGGGCAGAAATGAGGAAGGGGTTGATTTAGGGGGACCAAGGAGAGAATTCTTGCGGCTGCTGATGGAAACCATTGTTAGATCACCCATGTttgaagggaaagaaaacagcaagaaCCTGGCTCTTTACAGCACTG CTCTAGGAGATGACTGGTATTACATAGCTGGCAGAGCCATTGCTGTGAGCTTGGTAAATGGCGGCCCACCACCAAACTTCCTGTCACCTGTAATATTTTCTCTTCTGGTTGATGGTGTGGCAAATCCAGTCCTAGAAGACATAGCTGACACTGAACTCCTGGAGAAAGTCAGAAAA ATTCTGTGA